GAGGCAATTTACGAGGCAGCGCGGGTGGCAGTGGGGAGCCGGGCAAGGGGAGGCGGTTCtgggggaaggatgaagggagacagctggaaggagaagtGCATCATCTTATAGGGTATCTTTCTACTAATGGGGTTATCTTTTTTATAATAGAGCTCTGTATTATATAAATAATGAATGTCGATGGGCGATGAATTTTGCGCGGGGATGGCCGACTGTGCGAAACGCGCCGAATGCCGAGCGCGCGGTCGGGAAGTGCGCGCGTGATGATCTAGCATGCTTATTTATAGAGGCgacatttttttttaatcgTGTGTATTGTTTTGATTGGAGGAGTCGTACCTTGGGCAGATCTTTCGGTGAGCAGATCTTTTCGGTGCGCCACTGGTCGTCTCTGGATCGCAGCTGTCGGCCACCCCTGCCATCTAGCAAGCAGCCACCGCCGCCCGCTGGCGACTCATCCGCAGCGTTCTCTCCCACTGCGCCCTCGCCGCAGCGTGCCTTTCCAGCGAGCAACTTCACACGACCCTCACACGACCTATCACCAtttgatttcttctcgACGTCGATCGTCAGACCTCTTCTCCAGAATGCCGTCGACCGCGCTGTCCCCTTCCAGCCCACACGCCGACTCGTACAACTCATATTCCTCTTCGCTCAGCCCAACCTCCCCGCGCTTCCAcccctcttctgcttcccACGGCCGCCGGTCGCCGTCGCCGTCTCGCCTCGAGAGCCTCCTCGACGcaccccttccttcctgccgCTCCTCCCGCTCTCCCCGCTCCCGGAAAATACGCGATGCGCTCACTCGCCACATTCGCCCACACCTCACTCCCCGCACTctcaccatcctcttcctttggaTGTTCTCCGTATGGTTCATAcatcacttccttctccccatctcctcattctccaGGCTCTCAAAGCCCAAGGCGGAGGAACACTTTCTATCAACCACTTTTCCACCCCCGGCACAAAGGATAGGTGACGACCATCTTGACTCGCTCGACCCCCGTTGGCGAGCATACCATCCTCTGCCAGCGCCCGACCCTCCTTTCCCGCGCCTGAGGCCGACTCGCTTCCTTCCACCGCAATGTTTGGAACAGTGGTTTGCAGAAGGAGAGACGCTTTGTGGCGCAAAGGAGTtgggcgaggaagagaagctcGATGCAACCTGGCTCTGGGTGAATGGATCCGACCATCGTTGGAGGGATAGTATGATTgaatggagagaaaaagagaatgtCAACTCGCCAGAGCGCCATTTCCGGTGCGTCGAACTTGCCGTCGTCGTCCGCAACAGCCACACTAACCTGTCATAGTGAGCAAAACGAGCTGGTCCACTCCATGAGGTCTGTCCTCGACGCCCTCCCCGGCCGTCTGCGtaccttccatctcatccttgCCGACTATCCCTTCAATTACCCCGAAGATCTGGAATTGgttccatcttccatcattCCTGAACTGGAAAAGGTCGTTTCAAAGAGCAAAAGCAGGCGTCATCCTCGTGACCTTCCCGGAAcgcctccctccttctccaacctGACGAAACGAGTCACTCCAGAATCCATTTCTGCCTCCTTGGCTAGCCACCTCCAATCTGAATGGCGTATCGTCCAGACACCCACTTGGCTCGATTTCTCTCGTCGTGATCCGTCCGACCCTTCGCATCCGTTCCACCCTTACTCTGTCAGCAAAGCGGGTGAAAGAGGACAACATTACGCTGAAGCGTCGTATCCGACGTTGCGGTACGCTTCTCACTGGGAAGTTTTCCACATTCCATCAGTTGATCGGGATGGACGTCAGGAACTTATGGGGGAAAGGGAATGGAGGGAAAAtgagtggaagaagaaggcgttGCCGACCTTCAACTCGATGGCTATTGAGAGTAGGATTGGATGGTTGCCTGGATTGGTACGTCAGTCCCATTGCACATTGCAACTAATTCGTACTGATGAGCCTGTAGGCCGACGCTATCATTGCATTGAACGAtgacttttttttgctCCGCCCCCACGCCGTCTCTGacttccattctcctctctaCGGCTCGGTCATCCGATTTGATCACGGCGTAAGTCCAACAATTTTCCTTACACACTCACCACAGTATTCACTGACATTGATATAGTACAACCAACAAGTCAGGCCTGAAGTTGTGAAGAGCCATATCAACGATCCCGGAGAAATTGGCGGTCTTTATCACGCCAacgccatcctctctcaacGATTCCCCCATCGCCTTCGACCGTACTTTGCCCATGTACCCAAGGTTATCACCCGTGGTCTTCATCATGAGGCGAGCTTGATGTTTAAAGAAGCTTTGACAGAGAGTAGCACGAGGAGGTTTAGGGAAATGAAGATTGGGGAGGGTGATGTGCAGATGCAGTGGCTACTCACCTCTCTCCGTGTGGAGAGATGGCGAGAAGCCCTACTCTGGACTTGGATCGTAGCCAATATGGGTACCATCAGCGGACCGCAAGACCGCTGGGACGATGCTACCCGTACAGCCATCAAGGATCTGTTTGGATTCACAGAGAATGATACTGATGTAGTCAAGATTGAGGTGCATAGAGGCGAAAGGTGGACTCTGGAGCCGG
This genomic window from Cryptococcus deuterogattii R265 chromosome 9, complete sequence contains:
- a CDS encoding 3-O-alpha-D-mannopyranosyl-alpha-D-mannopyranose xylosylphosphotransferase — its product is MPSTALSPSSPHADSYNSYSSSLSPTSPRFHPSSASHGRRSPSPSRLESLLDAPLPSCRSSRSPRSRKIRDALTRHIRPHLTPRTLTILFLWMFSVWFIHHFLLPISSFSRLSKPKAEEHFLSTTFPPPAQRIGDDHLDSLDPRWRAYHPLPAPDPPFPRLRPTRFLPPQCLEQWFAEGETLCGAKELGEEEKLDATWLWVNGSDHRWRDSMIEWREKENVNSPERHFREQNELVHSMRSVLDALPGRLRTFHLILADYPFNYPEDLELVPSSIIPELEKVVSKSKSRRHPRDLPGTPPSFSNLTKRVTPESISASLASHLQSEWRIVQTPTWLDFSRRDPSDPSHPFHPYSVSKAGERGQHYAEASYPTLRYASHWEVFHIPSVDRDGRQELMGEREWRENEWKKKALPTFNSMAIESRIGWLPGLADAIIALNDDFFLLRPHAVSDFHSPLYGSVIRFDHGYNQQVRPEVVKSHINDPGEIGGLYHANAILSQRFPHRLRPYFAHVPKVITRGLHHEASLMFKEALTESSTRRFREMKIGEGDVQMQWLLTSLRVERWREALLWTWIVANMGTISGPQDRWDDATRTAIKDLFGFTENDTDVVKIEVHRGERWTLEPGRMQKAFEQAGWEAPKATEFLFSSMDGTMPPILKQGEDPAQNDRCMIDLNRCFGVFWTREEDVLSTDMMKRLTFQYPECGDCMIMALVTASGTLGLNAFFPPKETTVTAPELGPGNGYPKFLPPPHLPLTPTWHEADFSLANILSTTALPGEQVDIRQYCMRLLSRYLYLDAKSVSHFHMLKSAEHAQKVFKMIQGNPRVSILGMNDDIESDYDEVKRLMNEWFEMRWPKKAVWEREWDPVKDRYID